One stretch of Candidatus Baltobacteraceae bacterium DNA includes these proteins:
- a CDS encoding aldehyde dehydrogenase produces the protein MAVEVRDAKVTEYGLYIDGEYRNSGGAKTLPVINPANGETWATIVDASAEDVDAAVRAAKRAFEGEWSKTTPATRGRLLHKLADAIEARAAELAEIEVRDNGKLLREMGAQLRAIPGWYRYYAGLSDKIEGETIPMERPTLFNFTLREPLGVVGFITPWNSPLLILAFTLAPALAAGNTVVLKPSEFASVSSLEFAKCIEAAGFPKGVFNVVTGSGAVSGDALTKHPSVARIAFTGSAGTGARVAQAAAGHYATVGLELGGKSPNIVFADAPLDAAVSGLLSGIFAAAGQTCIAGSRALVQREIYAEVQERLMARAKTVKIGDPLLPETEMGPISNEPQYAKVQQYVEVGKGDGAKLVAGGRRPADPALQRGFYYEPTIFADVNNTMRIAREEVFGPILSLIPFTDEDEALSIANDTMYGLGSGVWTTNIGRAIRMARGIKAGTVWVNTYRAMSYQMPFGGYKNSGIGRENGVEAIYDWTQTKSVWIETEPVAGDPFSIKI, from the coding sequence ATGGCAGTCGAGGTTCGCGACGCAAAGGTCACCGAGTACGGTCTCTACATCGACGGTGAATACCGGAACTCGGGCGGCGCGAAGACGCTTCCCGTCATCAATCCGGCCAACGGCGAGACGTGGGCGACGATTGTCGATGCGAGCGCCGAGGACGTCGACGCAGCCGTACGAGCTGCGAAACGCGCATTCGAAGGCGAGTGGTCCAAAACGACGCCCGCCACGCGCGGACGACTGCTGCACAAGCTCGCGGACGCCATCGAAGCACGTGCCGCTGAGCTTGCCGAGATCGAAGTACGAGACAACGGGAAGCTGCTGCGCGAGATGGGCGCGCAATTGCGCGCGATTCCCGGCTGGTATCGCTACTACGCGGGCCTCTCGGACAAGATCGAAGGCGAGACGATCCCGATGGAACGTCCGACGCTCTTCAATTTCACGCTGCGCGAGCCGCTCGGCGTTGTCGGATTCATCACGCCGTGGAACTCGCCGCTCCTCATCCTCGCGTTCACGCTCGCGCCTGCCCTCGCAGCCGGAAACACCGTCGTCCTCAAACCGAGTGAATTCGCATCGGTCTCATCACTCGAGTTCGCGAAATGCATCGAAGCCGCCGGTTTCCCGAAAGGCGTGTTCAACGTCGTGACCGGCAGCGGCGCCGTCTCCGGCGATGCGCTCACGAAGCATCCGTCGGTGGCGCGCATCGCGTTCACGGGCAGCGCCGGTACGGGCGCGCGTGTCGCGCAAGCCGCCGCCGGACACTATGCCACGGTCGGACTCGAGCTTGGTGGAAAATCGCCGAACATCGTCTTCGCCGACGCACCGCTCGACGCGGCGGTCTCCGGACTGCTCTCCGGCATCTTTGCTGCGGCCGGACAAACCTGCATCGCGGGTTCGCGTGCGCTCGTGCAGCGCGAGATTTACGCCGAAGTGCAAGAACGGTTGATGGCACGCGCCAAAACCGTCAAGATCGGCGATCCGCTGCTTCCGGAGACGGAGATGGGCCCGATATCGAACGAGCCGCAGTACGCGAAGGTCCAGCAGTACGTTGAGGTCGGCAAAGGCGACGGCGCAAAGCTCGTCGCCGGCGGACGTCGTCCGGCCGACCCCGCCCTGCAGCGCGGTTTCTATTACGAGCCGACGATCTTCGCAGACGTGAACAACACCATGCGGATCGCTCGCGAAGAAGTCTTTGGCCCGATTCTTTCGCTGATTCCGTTCACGGATGAAGACGAAGCTCTCAGCATCGCCAACGACACGATGTATGGACTTGGCTCAGGTGTGTGGACGACGAATATCGGGCGCGCGATCCGCATGGCGCGCGGCATCAAAGCTGGTACGGTGTGGGTCAATACGTACCGAGCAATGTCGTATCAGATGCCGTTCGGCGGCTACAAGAACAGCGGCATCGGGCGCGAGAACGGCGTCGAAGCGATCTACGACTGGACGCAGACGAAATCGGTCTGGATCGAAACCGAACCGGTCGCCGGGGACCCGTTCAGCATCAAAATTTAA
- a CDS encoding CoA ester lyase, whose amino-acid sequence MTALLSAGRRAFAKPGGGIPRGLLYLASMRSMLFTPGNHARRMEKTLEVDCDGVILDLEDAVATAEKPAARSTILDWLERPRGRRLAYVRVNALGTPFAFDDFAAVIVPKLDGVILPKVEIASDLAIADYIMAAHERARGIEIGTIDLMPIIETAKGALNMFEIASAVKRVRRLCFGSGDYTNDTGTAWTLDNPLTTLYRAQLVNASRAAGIEPPIDTVWPHLEDEPGLVVEAKQGRAMGFQGKMSIHPKQLEIINRTYSPTPEELAFARKVSAAFEAAEEAGSSALVVDGVFVDYPVVYRARALLREAQRAAAAS is encoded by the coding sequence ATGACCGCGCTCCTCTCTGCAGGGCGCCGAGCCTTCGCGAAACCAGGCGGAGGAATCCCCCGTGGGCTGCTCTATCTCGCGAGCATGAGATCGATGTTGTTCACGCCCGGAAATCATGCGCGCCGGATGGAGAAGACGCTGGAGGTCGATTGCGATGGGGTCATTCTCGATCTCGAAGACGCGGTCGCGACTGCGGAAAAGCCCGCAGCGCGTTCGACGATCCTCGACTGGCTGGAGCGGCCGCGCGGTCGCCGTCTCGCGTACGTGCGCGTGAATGCGCTTGGAACGCCGTTTGCCTTCGACGATTTTGCGGCCGTCATCGTGCCCAAGCTCGATGGCGTCATCCTCCCGAAGGTCGAGATCGCGAGCGATCTTGCGATAGCCGACTACATCATGGCTGCTCACGAACGTGCGCGCGGAATCGAAATCGGAACGATCGATTTGATGCCGATCATCGAAACCGCGAAGGGTGCCCTGAACATGTTCGAGATCGCAAGCGCGGTCAAACGTGTGCGGCGGCTTTGCTTCGGCAGCGGCGATTATACGAACGACACCGGAACGGCGTGGACACTCGACAATCCGCTCACGACCCTCTATCGCGCGCAGCTCGTCAACGCCAGTCGTGCGGCCGGGATCGAGCCGCCCATCGATACCGTGTGGCCGCATCTCGAAGACGAGCCCGGCCTCGTGGTTGAGGCCAAGCAAGGCCGCGCCATGGGGTTCCAAGGGAAGATGTCAATCCACCCCAAGCAGCTCGAAATCATCAATCGAACCTACTCGCCGACGCCCGAAGAGCTGGCATTTGCTCGCAAGGTCAGCGCCGCGTTCGAGGCTGCAGAGGAGGCCGGCTCCTCGGCGCTGGTCGTGGATGGGGTCTTTGTCGACTATCCGGTCGTCTATCGGGCCCGAGCCCTGCTGCGGGAAGCGCAGCGGGCCGCGGCCGCGTCCTAA
- a CDS encoding pseudouridine-5'-phosphate glycosidase translates to MNDALSIDPEVRAVIERKGPVVALETTVISHGLPHPENLETARELEAAVRGLGAMPATIGVLAGRIRVGLGDPELERFATGTGIHKLSSADLAYAVATGADGATTVAATIVCAEMAGIEVVATGGIGGVHRGAETTYDVSADLVQLAKTPVTVVCSGAKAILDLPKTLEMLETLGVTLITYRSDDFPAFWSRSSGIPSPLRTESVDQLARIVRTKRSLGLRSGIIVANPASEADEIPLSAITAHIEAATKEAQTRKISGKALTPFLLDRIATSTSGRSLATNIALLRANARLAALLALALSEKR, encoded by the coding sequence GTGAACGACGCGCTCTCGATCGATCCCGAAGTTCGCGCGGTCATCGAACGAAAAGGCCCCGTCGTCGCGCTCGAGACGACGGTAATCAGTCACGGATTGCCGCACCCCGAGAATTTGGAGACGGCGCGCGAACTCGAAGCGGCCGTGCGCGGACTTGGCGCAATGCCCGCGACAATCGGCGTGCTCGCGGGGCGGATTCGCGTTGGACTGGGTGATCCCGAGCTCGAACGTTTCGCAACCGGAACGGGAATTCACAAGCTCAGCAGCGCCGATCTAGCCTACGCGGTGGCAACTGGCGCCGATGGCGCGACAACCGTCGCAGCCACGATTGTTTGCGCAGAGATGGCCGGCATCGAAGTCGTCGCCACCGGCGGAATCGGCGGCGTACACCGCGGCGCCGAAACGACCTACGATGTTTCGGCGGATCTTGTGCAGCTCGCAAAGACGCCGGTGACGGTCGTCTGCAGCGGCGCGAAAGCGATCCTCGACCTCCCCAAGACGCTCGAGATGCTCGAAACGCTCGGCGTCACCTTGATCACGTATCGCAGCGACGATTTCCCCGCGTTCTGGAGCCGCTCGAGCGGAATACCGTCGCCACTCCGAACCGAATCGGTCGACCAGCTTGCGCGCATCGTTCGCACGAAACGCTCGCTGGGGCTCCGCAGCGGCATCATCGTCGCAAATCCGGCGTCCGAAGCCGACGAGATCCCGCTCAGCGCGATCACCGCACACATCGAAGCCGCGACAAAAGAGGCGCAGACGCGCAAGATCAGTGGAAAGGCGCTGACGCCGTTTCTCCTCGATCGCATCGCGACGTCGACATCCGGCCGAAGTCTCGCAACGAACATCGCGTTGTTGCGTGCAAACGCGCGACTCGCAGCGCTGCTCGCGCTCGCGCTATCAGAAAAACGCTAG